The genome window GTATTTTTAGAGAAACCGATTGGCCACAGATTATTCCGTTCCTAAAAGATCGAATGATTAATTTGGATGAATTTTGGTGCGATCACAAAGATAGTTTTGAAATTTTTAAAGAATTATAAAGCAAAAGAAGCTCAATATTGAGCTTCTTTTTTATTTCAGTTTAAGCAATTTCGCACGTGAAATTCTCGATTTCTAACAATTCATTCGTTTCTTCCAAAACTTCGTTTCGTTGTTCTTGAGACAAGTTCAATGAATCTAAAAACTTATTATTTTGTTGTAAATCTTTCACCAAAATACATTCTTTTGACAAAAGAACTTTTTCTTGCTCTGGCGTCAAAGTCGTTAAACATGTAATTGGATACAAAGCCGCATTATCAACCAAATATTTGATACTATTTGTTTCAGGATAATCCCAAGAAATCAATCCAATTCCATAATAATTTGCAAAATCTATACTATCCGTCGTTAAATACGCATTCGTTACCAAGAAACCTTTTGTTGGTTTCATATCTCGTCCAAAAAAATGATACGTATGGCTTTCTACATCTTTCATTCGCGATAAAAAATACATCGGCGTTGTCACCGAAATTTTGGCATCTTCGTCATTTCTGAATTTACATTCACAGAAAAGCAATTGATCTCCTTTAGAAGCCACCACATCAATTTCGTGCGTTACCGCATTTCCTTGTACAATTTC of Empedobacter falsenii contains these proteins:
- a CDS encoding ATP cone domain-containing protein — its product is MLVKKNSGELIPYDPKALKRSLTKSGAKKEEVEEVFELVSKDLYDGIPTRELYRIAFAHLKNYRNSYAARYSLKRALRDLGPEGYYFEKWIGRVMQAAGYQSLHSEIVQGNAVTHEIDVVASKGDQLLFCECKFRNDEDAKISVTTPMYFLSRMKDVESHTYHFFGRDMKPTKGFLVTNAYLTTDSIDFANYYGIGLISWDYPETNSIKYLVDNAALYPITCLTTLTPEQEKVLLSKECILVKDLQQNNKFLDSLNLSQEQRNEVLEETNELLEIENFTCEIA